One Cryptomeria japonica chromosome 9, Sugi_1.0, whole genome shotgun sequence genomic window carries:
- the LOC131051705 gene encoding serine/threonine-protein kinase UCN — protein sequence MTTHDEKMNDRKKMCIEELKAIKVLGRGAMGCVLLVVKNGCHDQPFALKVIRKNTKDEEWLTKLRRIHREREILSSLHHPFLPFLMGEVETDFMVGWASEYCPGGDLHYLRQIQPDRSFSESAIRFYAAEIVLALEHLHSQGIVYRDLKPENILVQSSGHIMLTDFDLSKRLVPNSNESHISQNQEQQKKHSLQQRGSWPVLRRMLSSKAKKPCPSTQVPPALNQSHQKSFLRSNSFVGTDEYVAPEMIKAEGHEFSVDWWSFGILLYELLYGTTPFKGSNKKETFNKILLMNPKLMGPSTPLHDLILRLLEKNPEKRLGFSHGADEIKRHLFFTGLQWGSIHDVCRPPFVPNIDSSYYNCTDHLFTSEMESILHAINIVSVSESEEDQTTDSEVDGLF from the exons ATGACAACCCATGATGAGAAGATGAATGATCGGAAGAAGATGTGCATTGAAGAACTGAAAGCTATCAAGGTGTTGGGAAGAGGGGCTATGGGATGTGTGCTTTTGGTTGTAAAAAATGGCTGCCATGACCAACCATTTGCTCTCAAGGTCATAAGAAAAAACACCAAGGATGAAGAATGGCTTACCAAGTTAAGAAGAATACACAGGGAGAGGGAGATCCTTTCCTCATTGCACCATCCGTTTCTTCCATTtcttatgggtgaagttgagactGACTTTATGGTTGGCTGGGCTTCTGAATACTGCCCGGGAGGTGATCTCCATTATCTGAGGCAAATTCAACCAGATAGAAGCTTTTCAGAGTCTGCAATTAG GTTTTACGCAGCAGAGATTGTATTAGCTCTAGAGCACCTGCACAGCCAGGGAATAGTTTACAGAGATCTGAAACCAGAGAACATCCTTGTGCAAAGCAGTGGACACATAATGCTCACAGATTTTGATCTCTCAAAAAGACTTGTACCAAACTCAAATGAATCTCACATTTCTCAAAACCAAGAACAGCAAAAGAAGCATTCTCTTCAACAGAGGGGGAGTTGGCCTGTTCTACGTAGAATGCTAAGCTCCAAGGCAAAAAAGCCATGCCCATCGACCCAAGTTCCTCCAGCTCTGAACCAAAGCCACCAAAAAAGCTTTCTGAGATCAAATTCATTTGTGGGTACAGATGAATACGTGGCACCTGAGATGATAAAAGCTGAGGGCCATGAATTCTCTGTAGACTGGTGGTCCTTTGGCATTTTGCTCTACGAATTGCTGTATGGAACCACACCATTCAAGGGGTCTAACAAGAAGGAAACCTTCAACAAAATACTCCTGATGAACCCTAAGCtcatgggcccctccactcccctccATGACCTAATTCTAAGACTGTTAGAGAAAAATCCTGAAAAGAGGCTCGGATTCTCCCATGGAGCTGATGAGATTAAAAGGCATTTATTCTTCACAGGCCTTCAATGGGGCTCAATTCACGATGTGTGTCGACCACCCTTTGTGCCCAATATTGACAGTAGTTATTATAATTGCACGGATCACCTGTTCACATCAGAAATGGAAAGTATTCTCCATGCTATAAACATAGTGAGCGTGAGTGAGTCAGAGGAGGACCAGACAACCGACTCGGAAGTCGATGGACTTTTCTGA